In one Sebastes umbrosus isolate fSebUmb1 chromosome 13, fSebUmb1.pri, whole genome shotgun sequence genomic region, the following are encoded:
- the LOC119500573 gene encoding uncharacterized protein LOC119500573 isoform X3: MTAFSGLTFLSQHGNSAQQVAELQRAIRKYRRRLEEFRERRRRAEEEITQCEAETRRRVDFIMGKDAVVLSLMELGQVLQEERQLSEQLNGQASEDRNDLQERMEGITNKARSLAAEIGKVKEQLAEGKARNMAAHALIQTLTGKSKTNPSE, translated from the exons ATGACTGCATTTTCTGGCCTTACATTTCTGTCACAACACGGAAACTCTGCG CAGCAGGtcgcagagctgcagagagccATCAGAAAGTACCGCCGCAGACTGGAGGAGTTCCGAGAGAGGAGACGACGGGCTGAGGAAGAGATCACTCAATG TGAGGCAGAAACGAGGCGGAGAGTGGATTTCATAATGGGAAAAGATGCTGTTGTTCTGTCGTTGATGGAACTGGGTCAAGTGCTGCAAGAGGAAAGGCAACTTTCTGAACAACTGAATGGTCAAGCCTCTGAGGACAG AAATGATTTGCAGGAAAGGATGGAGGGCATCACAAACAAGGCGAGAAGCCTCGCTGCTGAAATTGGGAAG GTGAAAGAGCAACTGGCAGAGGGAAAAGCTCGTAATATGGCTG CACACGCTTTGATTCAAACACTGACCGGCAAATCAAAGACAAATCCAagtgaataa
- the LOC119500573 gene encoding uncharacterized protein PF11_0207-like isoform X1, whose product MTAFSGLTFLSQHGNSAQQVAELQRAIRKYRRRLEEFRERRRRAEEEITQCEAETRRRVDFIMGKDAVVLSLMELGQVLQEERQLSEQLNGQASEDRNDLQERMEGITNKARSLAAEIGKVKEQLAEGKARNGKVKEQLAEGKARNMAAHALIQTLTGKSKTNPSE is encoded by the exons ATGACTGCATTTTCTGGCCTTACATTTCTGTCACAACACGGAAACTCTGCG CAGCAGGtcgcagagctgcagagagccATCAGAAAGTACCGCCGCAGACTGGAGGAGTTCCGAGAGAGGAGACGACGGGCTGAGGAAGAGATCACTCAATG TGAGGCAGAAACGAGGCGGAGAGTGGATTTCATAATGGGAAAAGATGCTGTTGTTCTGTCGTTGATGGAACTGGGTCAAGTGCTGCAAGAGGAAAGGCAACTTTCTGAACAACTGAATGGTCAAGCCTCTGAGGACAG AAATGATTTGCAGGAAAGGATGGAGGGCATCACAAACAAGGCGAGAAGCCTCGCTGCTGAAATTGGGAAGGTGAAAGAGCAACTGGCAGAGGGAAAAGCTCGTAATGGGAAGGTGAAAGAGCAACTGGCAGAGGGAAAAGCTCGTAATATGGCTG CACACGCTTTGATTCAAACACTGACCGGCAAATCAAAGACAAATCCAagtgaataa
- the LOC119500573 gene encoding uncharacterized protein PF11_0207-like isoform X2 — MTAFSGLTFLSQHGNSAQVAELQRAIRKYRRRLEEFRERRRRAEEEITQCEAETRRRVDFIMGKDAVVLSLMELGQVLQEERQLSEQLNGQASEDRNDLQERMEGITNKARSLAAEIGKVKEQLAEGKARNGKVKEQLAEGKARNMAAHALIQTLTGKSKTNPSE; from the exons ATGACTGCATTTTCTGGCCTTACATTTCTGTCACAACACGGAAACTCTGCG CAGGtcgcagagctgcagagagccATCAGAAAGTACCGCCGCAGACTGGAGGAGTTCCGAGAGAGGAGACGACGGGCTGAGGAAGAGATCACTCAATG TGAGGCAGAAACGAGGCGGAGAGTGGATTTCATAATGGGAAAAGATGCTGTTGTTCTGTCGTTGATGGAACTGGGTCAAGTGCTGCAAGAGGAAAGGCAACTTTCTGAACAACTGAATGGTCAAGCCTCTGAGGACAG AAATGATTTGCAGGAAAGGATGGAGGGCATCACAAACAAGGCGAGAAGCCTCGCTGCTGAAATTGGGAAGGTGAAAGAGCAACTGGCAGAGGGAAAAGCTCGTAATGGGAAGGTGAAAGAGCAACTGGCAGAGGGAAAAGCTCGTAATATGGCTG CACACGCTTTGATTCAAACACTGACCGGCAAATCAAAGACAAATCCAagtgaataa